ctgattttctttgttcttttgctgaggaaatttGGTTctcagctaacacctgtgccagtcctcctcaatcttgtatgtaggacacctggACAGCATGGTCAcggacgagtggtgtaggtcccttcCCAGGACGCAAACCCAGGCCGCTCTAGTGCAGCGTGCCCAGTCTTGCGGCtcaaccacggggctggccctatctTAATGCAAtggtttagaaataaaaattgacgCACATTCCATGATGAAGGATAGCAAACAATGTAAATGAAGACTgatcagagccagccctgagggcccggcagttaaagttcagcgcgttctgcttcggcgacccgAGATGGTTTCCCGGTTGAGGAACCACAGCACCCGTCcgtcagcagccgtgctgtggtggttcacgaagaagaactagaaggacttacaactaggaaatacagctgtgctctggggcttttgggaggagaaataaaaggctGGTCAGTTTCAGTGCTGTGCGGATCCACAGAGAGCCGAGCTGAAATGAAGGCAGCGCTACCGAGCCAGCCCTGTGTAAAGTGGGGATGTGTGCTCATCACGGAGTGTTGCATTGCGTTTGATCATGTAAATCTGATTCATCTTGACGCTGAGGTGGGCGCCCCCGCCCCTCTAGTTTTGTGCTGAGGCCAGTGCCTCCCCTGCTGCCCCGTCTCGCCCTCCCCCTGTGCACAGCAAATGACAGaacacttttcttcctcttctccactcAGGGTGCTCACATGCCCGGGAGACCCCGCCACGCAgagatgtgcttcctggaccTGATCTCTTCTTGGAACCTGGACCAGGAGCTGTGCTACAGAGTCACCTGTTTCATCTCCTGGAGCCCCTGCGCTGACTGTGCTCAGAGATTGGCTGAGTTCCTGCGGGAGAACAGCCACCTGAGCCTGCGCATCTTCGCTTCCCGCATCTACACCAAGGGAGACTATGAAGACTACAGGGCGGGACTGCGCACCCTGCAGGCGGCTGGGGCCCAAATCGCC
This sequence is a window from Equus quagga isolate Etosha38 unplaced genomic scaffold, UCLA_HA_Equagga_1.0 156523_RagTag, whole genome shotgun sequence. Protein-coding genes within it:
- the LOC124233178 gene encoding DNA dC->dU-editing enzyme APOBEC-3G-like; the encoded protein is MEGSAAPMARRLMDKDAFTKNFKNVNWPRKTYLCYEMELPDGDSRVPPDQHKGVLRNKGAHMPGRPRHAEMCFLDLISSWNLDQELCYRVTCFISWSPCADCAQRLAEFLRENSHLSLRIFASRIYTKGDYEDYRAGLRTLQAAGAQIAIMTSKGQHSCSGDGARGREKP